One region of Spiroplasma culicicola AES-1 genomic DNA includes:
- a CDS encoding ABC transporter ATP-binding protein → MIKDNNIIEMKNILMVFNKKIIANDDVNFSVKEGEIHALMGENGAGKSTLMSILFGIYNPTKGTIKIRGKEEVITSPIKANKLGIGMVHQHFKMVDIFPLWRNISLGSEETIGKTIINSKKIKEDITEIMEKYNLNVDLNIKAENATVGMKQRAEILKVLYQGNEILVFDEPTAVLTPQEIDGFLEVLLELQRNGKTIILITHKLQEIKKVANTATVLRRGKSIGTYDVAKTSVEQLSEAMVGRKLVEIKNNYDTPSNEVALEIKNLSATKYGFRNIDALNDVSFNVKKGEIVAIAGVEGNGQLELANAISGMVHAHTGEIILNGKSITKDSVSKRFVEHKMSHIPEDRHKYGLALDWNLINNAAFEDIDTPAFSYKGLMRKGKIQQHAQEIIEKYDVRNADFGFAIARQLSGGNQQKMIVGREFSRDADFHLIFQPTRGLDVGSIEFIHSQILNLKSEGKAILLISYELSEIMQLADRIIVINAGNIIGELPGNKADRNQIGRMMMGAE, encoded by the coding sequence GTGATAAAAGATAATAATATTATTGAAATGAAAAACATTTTAATGGTTTTCAATAAAAAAATTATTGCCAATGATGATGTTAATTTTTCTGTAAAAGAAGGAGAAATTCATGCATTAATGGGTGAAAATGGAGCGGGTAAATCAACATTAATGTCAATTTTATTTGGAATATATAATCCTACAAAGGGAACAATTAAAATTCGCGGAAAAGAAGAAGTAATTACAAGCCCCATTAAAGCAAATAAATTAGGAATTGGAATGGTCCATCAGCATTTTAAAATGGTTGATATTTTTCCTTTATGGAGAAATATTTCATTAGGTTCTGAAGAAACTATTGGAAAAACTATTATCAATTCAAAAAAAATAAAAGAAGATATAACAGAAATTATGGAAAAATATAATTTAAATGTTGATCTAAATATAAAAGCAGAAAATGCAACAGTTGGAATGAAACAACGTGCTGAAATTTTAAAAGTCTTATATCAAGGAAATGAAATTTTAGTCTTTGATGAACCAACAGCTGTGTTAACTCCTCAGGAAATAGATGGTTTCTTAGAAGTTTTATTAGAGTTGCAGAGAAACGGAAAAACAATTATTTTAATTACTCATAAACTACAAGAAATTAAAAAAGTTGCTAACACTGCGACAGTTTTAAGAAGAGGAAAATCTATTGGAACATATGATGTTGCTAAAACTTCTGTTGAGCAATTATCTGAAGCAATGGTTGGAAGAAAACTTGTAGAAATTAAAAATAATTATGATACACCTTCTAATGAAGTAGCATTAGAAATTAAAAATCTTTCTGCAACTAAATATGGTTTTAGAAATATTGATGCATTAAATGATGTTAGTTTTAATGTAAAAAAAGGTGAAATAGTTGCAATCGCTGGAGTTGAGGGAAATGGACAATTAGAATTGGCAAATGCAATTTCTGGAATGGTTCATGCTCATACTGGTGAAATAATTTTAAATGGAAAAAGTATTACTAAAGATAGCGTGTCAAAAAGATTTGTTGAACATAAGATGTCACATATTCCAGAAGACAGACATAAATATGGCTTAGCTTTAGATTGAAACTTAATCAATAATGCTGCATTTGAAGATATTGATACACCAGCTTTCTCATACAAAGGTTTAATGAGAAAAGGAAAAATACAACAGCATGCACAAGAGATTATTGAAAAATATGATGTTAGAAATGCAGATTTTGGTTTTGCAATAGCAAGACAACTATCTGGTGGAAATCAACAAAAAATGATAGTTGGTAGAGAATTTTCAAGGGATGCAGATTTCCATTTAATCTTTCAACCAACAAGAGGACTTGACGTTGGATCAATTGAATTTATCCACTCTCAAATTCTTAATTTAAAATCTGAAGGAAAAGCAATTTTATTAATTTCATATGAGTTATCTGAAATTATGCAACTTGCTGACAGAATTATTGTTATAAATGCAGGAAATATAATTGGTGAACTTCCTGGAAATAAAGCAGATCGAAATCAAATAGGTAGAATGATGATGGGGGCAGAATAA
- a CDS encoding ABC transporter permease has product MDVISLFQYTAEFFVVISLAALAGMIAERAGVVNIAIEGFMTMGALLFAILGNLTYSQDKNWMQLIWFVVIFIAGMLMSLMHSFVAIRLKCDQIVSGTAINLFMQGLALFIVTAKLVGNDDTFIYGKYTNMSIDSGHILSSYLIITILVTLILGFYFTFTRTGNRHISAGENPNALDAVGISVIKYRYLATAISGGIAAIAGVFFIIVVKASTFYGSVDGFGFIGLALMIIGQWRVKFITLFSLLFAFVFAFVRIAGVSSGMPEFISKNNILLKALPFILSLVAMVIISKWSRPPAASGKHFDKSKR; this is encoded by the coding sequence ATGGATGTAATTAGTTTATTTCAATATACAGCTGAATTCTTTGTAGTAATTTCATTAGCAGCTCTTGCTGGAATGATAGCTGAAAGAGCTGGAGTTGTAAATATTGCAATTGAAGGTTTCATGACAATGGGTGCGTTATTATTTGCTATATTAGGAAATTTAACATATTCCCAAGATAAAAATTGAATGCAATTAATTTGATTTGTAGTAATCTTTATAGCTGGAATGTTAATGTCATTAATGCACTCATTTGTAGCCATTAGATTGAAATGTGATCAGATTGTTTCGGGTACTGCTATTAATCTATTTATGCAAGGTTTAGCATTATTTATAGTAACTGCTAAATTAGTTGGAAATGATGATACATTTATTTATGGAAAATATACAAATATGTCAATAGATTCAGGCCATATATTAAGTAGTTATTTAATAATTACAATATTAGTAACTTTAATATTGGGATTCTATTTTACATTTACTAGAACTGGAAATAGACATATTTCTGCTGGAGAAAATCCAAATGCATTAGATGCAGTTGGAATTTCAGTAATTAAATATAGATATCTAGCAACAGCTATATCAGGGGGGATTGCCGCAATTGCTGGTGTATTCTTTATAATAGTTGTTAAAGCCTCAACTTTTTATGGAAGTGTTGATGGATTTGGATTTATTGGACTGGCATTAATGATTATTGGGCAATGAAGAGTAAAATTCATAACACTGTTCTCATTATTGTTTGCATTTGTATTTGCTTTTGTAAGAATTGCGGGTGTAAGTTCAGGAATGCCAGAATTTATTTCTAAAAACAATATCTTATTAAAAGCGTTACCATTTATTCTATCTCTGGTAGCAATGGTTATTATTTCTAAATGAAGTAGACCTCCTGCTGCATCAGGAAAACATTTTGATAAATCAAAACGTTAA
- the tsaD gene encoding tRNA (adenosine(37)-N6)-threonylcarbamoyltransferase complex transferase subunit TsaD — translation MKILAIESSCDEFSVAIMVEGQIKANIISSQINEHTKYGGVIPELASRLHVKNFSWVLQEALKEAQVGLEEIEQIAYTARPGLIGSLIIGKLVAQTLALYLNIPIMDLDHVQGHIYGANIDEKFKYPVMALVVSGGHTQIQYLKSSLDFQVIGTTQDDAIGECYDKVARALGMGYPGGPKIDELAQQGDENAYALPLVKNDDTYDFSFSGLKTASLNLINKLKQNNEEINLENFCSSFQKTAIDCLFLKLEKALKNYPVETLTVAGGVSANKNLRKRIFSISSMYNIDRLVIPNMAYCTDNAAMIAELCNEYIITSEK, via the coding sequence ATGAAAATACTTGCTATTGAATCAAGTTGTGATGAATTTAGTGTTGCTATAATGGTTGAAGGGCAGATTAAAGCAAATATCATATCTTCACAAATAAATGAACATACAAAATATGGGGGAGTAATTCCTGAATTGGCTTCAAGATTACATGTAAAAAACTTTTCTTGGGTTTTACAAGAAGCATTGAAAGAAGCACAAGTTGGTTTGGAAGAAATTGAACAAATTGCTTATACTGCAAGACCTGGATTAATCGGAAGTTTAATTATTGGAAAATTAGTGGCACAAACTTTAGCGCTCTATTTAAATATTCCTATTATGGATTTAGATCATGTACAAGGGCATATTTATGGAGCAAATATTGATGAAAAATTTAAATATCCTGTAATGGCTCTTGTAGTATCAGGAGGACATACTCAAATTCAATATTTAAAAAGTAGTTTAGATTTTCAAGTGATTGGAACAACTCAAGATGATGCCATTGGTGAATGTTATGACAAAGTTGCTAGAGCCTTAGGAATGGGATATCCTGGAGGTCCTAAAATAGATGAGTTAGCTCAACAGGGAGATGAAAATGCATATGCATTACCACTTGTAAAAAATGATGATACCTATGATTTTTCGTTTTCAGGCTTGAAAACTGCTAGTTTAAATTTAATTAATAAATTGAAACAAAATAATGAAGAAATTAATTTGGAAAATTTTTGTTCTAGCTTCCAAAAAACTGCAATTGATTGTTTATTTTTAAAGTTAGAAAAAGCCCTTAAAAACTATCCTGTAGAGACATTAACAGTTGCTGGAGGTGTATCTGCTAATAAAAATTTAAGAAAAAGAATTTTTTCCATTTCATCAATGTATAATATTGATAGATTAGTAATACCAAACATGGCCTATTGTACTGATAATGCAGCAATGATTGCAGAATTGTGCAATGAATACATAATAACTAGTGAAAAATAA
- a CDS encoding ABC transporter permease subunit — translation MKFKLKTWVRNMKLNAQLNSPEIKKTASFFKTSVISILVGTILTMLLIAGLGANPIAFFIKSFDVVFTRDVNLQNAFSWFAVYGLFAIGLAIGFKVGLFNMSGSGQAILSMGITGLMLISLFGNTQVEINKAGSWVIILIFIVMVTMSMLLSSITGILKVFFNIHEVATSILLNWTVWYLMKWAFGLEGFISSSPRIPTEWIALAGIKWLIPIILMTLVFVATWFILTFTTLGYKFKLVGTQKDAAHYVGINYKKYIISATAIQGFCIGIGSFVYWCAIKGQYSLGNDIIPTIGFDAIAISLIAFNNILGILPISFLWAILTVGMPVAVTSFNELGREIAPLIFGFIVYASTFASLFARLQPMKWIRFSIYYFRDIPTQIEIKNINKQIKDIKQEIKNINRRNFENHLQLKALVSEIEKNIEDIKDLKFELNNTNKLDPTNESKIKELKDNFSKLVETNKRLSEQFEHSKKEIIIVLNRHIKQLKGDIQYLKDSGSEKYFKSSYYSIKSSFKFKTKRNAWDLLNPAVKDLNAIEEEKINILLEIKRYKKAKFNSELKFIKEVKAKYKLDLKQLKTEYQLNIKKIANEIKSIKKEELENKDAQLEVLRLKIVELTSEYNQKIDSLSNDLNQKLVISDNQRIKFAKQDEIDRENKIVRLAQLHKDFEVWKEKEQVLNQKWAVKIANLKETNVQLMKKKEENWILAKTELISLENNIKVSIENTNNQIKMNLENETNEQRILDLKLENKEFIVNQKAMRYEKILELGEKYGCN, via the coding sequence ATGAAATTTAAACTAAAAACATGAGTTAGAAATATGAAGTTGAATGCTCAATTAAATTCCCCAGAAATTAAAAAGACTGCTTCATTTTTTAAAACAAGTGTAATTTCAATTCTTGTTGGAACAATTTTAACAATGCTTTTAATTGCGGGACTTGGAGCTAATCCAATTGCTTTCTTTATAAAATCATTTGATGTTGTATTTACAAGAGATGTTAACTTACAAAATGCATTTTCATGATTTGCAGTCTATGGATTATTTGCAATTGGTCTTGCAATTGGTTTTAAAGTTGGACTATTTAATATGTCTGGTTCTGGACAAGCAATTCTTTCTATGGGTATTACTGGATTAATGTTAATTTCATTATTTGGAAATACTCAAGTGGAAATTAATAAAGCTGGAAGTTGAGTAATAATTTTGATTTTTATTGTTATGGTAACAATGTCAATGTTGCTTTCATCAATTACTGGAATATTGAAAGTATTTTTCAATATCCATGAAGTTGCAACTTCAATTTTATTAAACTGAACAGTTTGATATTTAATGAAATGAGCCTTTGGTTTAGAAGGATTTATTTCTTCTAGTCCAAGAATACCAACTGAGTGAATAGCACTTGCGGGTATTAAATGATTAATACCGATTATATTAATGACATTAGTATTTGTTGCTACATGATTTATTCTAACATTTACAACTTTAGGTTATAAATTTAAACTAGTTGGAACACAAAAAGATGCAGCGCACTATGTTGGTATTAATTACAAAAAATATATAATTAGTGCAACTGCTATACAGGGATTTTGTATAGGAATTGGTTCATTTGTGTATTGATGTGCAATCAAAGGGCAATATAGTTTAGGTAATGATATTATTCCTACAATTGGATTTGATGCAATTGCAATTAGTTTAATTGCTTTTAATAATATTTTAGGAATATTACCAATTTCATTCTTATGAGCAATTTTAACTGTAGGAATGCCTGTTGCTGTAACTTCATTTAATGAATTAGGAAGAGAAATTGCACCATTAATTTTTGGTTTCATAGTATATGCTTCAACATTTGCTTCATTATTTGCAAGATTGCAACCAATGAAATGAATAAGATTTAGCATATATTACTTTAGAGATATTCCTACTCAAATTGAAATTAAAAATATTAACAAACAAATTAAGGATATAAAACAAGAAATTAAAAATATTAATAGACGTAATTTTGAAAATCATTTACAATTAAAAGCATTGGTATCTGAAATTGAAAAAAATATTGAAGATATCAAAGACTTAAAATTTGAATTAAATAATACTAATAAACTTGATCCAACTAACGAATCAAAGATCAAAGAGCTTAAAGATAATTTCAGTAAACTTGTTGAAACAAATAAAAGATTGAGTGAACAATTTGAACATTCTAAAAAAGAAATTATTATTGTTTTAAATAGACATATAAAACAATTAAAAGGAGATATTCAATATCTTAAAGATTCAGGATCTGAAAAATACTTTAAATCAAGTTATTATTCAATAAAATCTTCATTTAAATTTAAAACAAAAAGAAATGCGTGAGATCTATTAAATCCTGCAGTTAAAGATTTAAATGCAATTGAAGAAGAAAAAATTAATATACTACTTGAAATAAAAAGATATAAAAAAGCAAAATTCAATTCGGAATTAAAATTTATTAAAGAAGTAAAAGCAAAATATAAATTAGATTTAAAACAATTAAAAACAGAATATCAATTAAATATTAAAAAAATAGCAAATGAAATAAAAAGTATTAAAAAAGAAGAATTAGAAAATAAAGATGCACAACTTGAAGTTCTTAGATTAAAAATAGTTGAATTAACTAGTGAATATAATCAAAAAATAGATTCACTAAGTAATGACTTAAATCAAAAATTAGTAATTTCTGATAATCAAAGAATTAAATTTGCAAAACAAGATGAAATTGATAGAGAAAATAAAATTGTTAGACTTGCACAATTGCATAAAGATTTTGAAGTTTGAAAAGAAAAAGAACAAGTTTTAAATCAAAAATGAGCTGTCAAAATTGCTAATTTAAAAGAAACAAATGTTCAATTAATGAAGAAAAAAGAAGAAAATTGAATTTTAGCAAAAACAGAATTAATTTCATTAGAAAATAATATTAAAGTATCGATTGAAAATACTAATAATCAAATTAAAATGAATTTAGAAAATGAAACAAATGAGCAAAGAATTTTAGACTTAAAACTTGAAAACAAAGAATTTATTGTCAATCAAAAGGCAATGAGATATGAAAAAATCTTAGAATTGGGTGAGAAATATGGATGTAATTAG
- a CDS encoding MurR/RpiR family transcriptional regulator yields the protein MRSFLSKLTTIDDKDLTLKERKIVDYIKTHLKEIVETNMKIERMAQEAGTGYSAIYGLLKKLNIKGFRDFAISLANDAENQEITIAKNDENVVSGYINLIKQNYALIEKRSIFDTLNIIKDAQKGRIFFCYWENLLSGPAQELSNFFYKEGYNSYLLDSDQEILKDRINTSTENDIFIFFTRYGNSTRLDGFIEKIGEMKRKIIYVSGKIASNDITKYLNSVHTLIVDNPDHSIYEGHISHSVPFNYFNDLLIYHYLNSGV from the coding sequence ATGAGATCTTTTTTAAGTAAGTTAACTACAATTGATGACAAAGACTTGACTTTAAAGGAAAGAAAAATTGTCGACTACATTAAAACACATTTAAAAGAAATTGTAGAAACAAATATGAAAATTGAAAGAATGGCACAAGAAGCTGGTACAGGTTATAGTGCTATTTATGGACTATTAAAAAAATTAAATATTAAGGGATTTAGAGATTTTGCAATTTCACTTGCAAATGATGCAGAAAATCAAGAAATTACTATTGCAAAAAATGACGAAAATGTTGTGTCTGGATATATTAACTTAATCAAACAAAATTATGCTTTAATTGAAAAACGATCAATCTTTGATACTTTAAACATTATTAAAGATGCTCAAAAAGGAAGAATCTTTTTCTGCTATTGAGAAAACTTACTTTCTGGACCAGCACAAGAGTTATCAAACTTTTTCTATAAAGAAGGATATAATTCTTATTTATTAGATAGTGATCAAGAAATTTTAAAAGATAGAATTAATACATCTACAGAAAATGATATTTTTATTTTCTTTACACGTTATGGAAATTCTACAAGATTAGATGGGTTCATTGAAAAAATTGGAGAAATGAAAAGAAAAATTATTTATGTATCTGGAAAAATTGCATCAAATGATATAACAAAATATTTAAATTCAGTACATACATTAATTGTTGACAATCCAGACCATTCAATCTATGAAGGACATATTTCACATTCAGTTCCATTTAATTATTTTAATGATTTATTAATTTATCATTATTTAAATTCAGGAGTGTAA
- a CDS encoding type I phosphomannose isomerase catalytic subunit, protein MSNVFKIEPHFSERIWGGTKLKEFGFDIPSDNIGEAWVISAHPNGMGYLNVDNKRISLKEFFETNEVFKNSGTEFPLLSKIITANDYLSVQVHPDDKYALQHHNSLGKPESWYILDCPSDAKLIYGHHAKTIEEFKDAIENNILDVLEYVEIAPGDFIYVEPGKIHAITPGVTLFELQRSSDITYRLFDYNRLEKNGEPRELHIDHSLANIKIPDSEGLIIRSAKAMIFESQYFNLFLHDSEHKFEIKNQKWIQFTVIDKNCIVNGMEFKTGESGIAIIDNNFQISGQGKTLISWV, encoded by the coding sequence ATGAGTAATGTATTTAAAATTGAACCTCATTTTTCTGAAAGAATTTGAGGAGGAACCAAACTGAAAGAATTTGGTTTTGATATTCCAAGTGACAATATTGGTGAAGCTTGGGTAATATCTGCGCATCCTAACGGAATGGGATATTTAAATGTTGATAACAAAAGAATCAGCTTGAAAGAATTTTTTGAAACAAATGAAGTTTTTAAAAATTCTGGAACTGAATTTCCATTGTTATCAAAAATCATAACTGCAAATGATTATTTATCAGTACAGGTTCACCCAGATGATAAATATGCTTTGCAACATCACAATTCATTGGGAAAACCAGAAAGTTGATATATTTTAGATTGTCCAAGTGATGCCAAATTAATTTATGGACATCATGCAAAAACAATTGAAGAATTTAAAGATGCTATTGAAAATAATATATTGGATGTACTTGAATATGTTGAGATTGCTCCAGGAGATTTTATTTATGTTGAACCTGGAAAAATTCATGCAATTACTCCTGGAGTAACTTTGTTTGAATTGCAAAGATCAAGCGACATTACCTATCGATTATTTGATTATAATCGTCTTGAAAAAAATGGCGAACCAAGAGAATTACATATTGATCATTCGTTAGCAAATATTAAAATTCCCGATAGTGAAGGTTTAATAATTAGATCTGCAAAAGCTATGATATTTGAATCACAGTACTTTAATTTATTTTTACACGATAGTGAACATAAATTTGAAATAAAAAATCAAAAATGAATTCAATTTACAGTAATTGATAAAAATTGCATTGTTAATGGAATGGAATTTAAAACAGGAGAATCAGGGATTGCTATTATTGATAATAATTTCCAGATATCAGGTCAAGGCAAAACCCTTATTTCTTGGGTATAA
- the deoD gene encoding purine-nucleoside phosphorylase, translating into MTPHISAKKEDIAKVVLMPGDPLRAKKIAETYLTDVKLVNEVRNMFMYTGMYNGKKVTIAGSGMGCPSIGIYSYELYKFYDVNHIIRIGSAGSYKEGINVYDVYNVKEAFGESDFAKIAANIDSKIIPAGEKLFDLIEATAQEKNIKTHKGIAHSSDVFYRYEDSLEFAKKNNLDVVEMESFALFANAIATNKQAACLLTISDSFITKEVTTAEERQNNFMTMVELALDTVVKVAD; encoded by the coding sequence ATGACACCACATATTAGTGCAAAAAAAGAAGATATTGCAAAAGTTGTACTTATGCCAGGAGATCCACTTAGAGCTAAAAAAATAGCAGAAACATATTTAACAGATGTTAAATTAGTAAATGAAGTTAGAAATATGTTCATGTATACAGGAATGTATAATGGTAAAAAAGTAACCATTGCAGGAAGTGGAATGGGATGTCCAAGTATTGGAATTTATTCATATGAACTATACAAATTCTATGATGTAAACCATATTATTAGAATTGGATCTGCTGGAAGTTATAAAGAAGGAATTAATGTATATGATGTGTATAACGTTAAAGAAGCTTTTGGAGAAAGTGACTTTGCAAAAATAGCTGCTAATATTGATTCAAAAATTATTCCAGCGGGGGAAAAATTATTTGATTTAATTGAAGCAACAGCACAAGAAAAAAATATTAAAACACACAAAGGAATAGCACATTCATCTGATGTTTTTTATCGTTATGAAGATTCACTTGAATTTGCAAAGAAAAATAATTTAGACGTAGTTGAAATGGAATCATTTGCTTTATTTGCAAATGCAATTGCTACAAATAAACAAGCTGCTTGTTTATTAACAATTTCAGATAGTTTTATTACAAAAGAAGTAACAACTGCTGAAGAAAGACAAAACAACTTTATGACAATGGTTGAATTAGCTCTTGATACAGTTGTAAAAGTAGCAGACTAA
- a CDS encoding purine-nucleoside phosphorylase produces MKKIEEIVNYINKEFDQPIDIAMILGSGLATLTEEFEVIKEISYIDIPHFKASEVVGHASKLVFAKHNNKNILFFKGRFHYYEGYEIDEVVLPVRVVAQLKVKNLIVTNACGGVADFLNPGDLMLINDHIGLFCPSPLRGKNYDNFGTRFPDMSQAYDKNLQTLALTCAKDLSIDLKQGVYAYFKGPMYETPAEIRAYKALGSDAVGMSTVPEVIVAHHAGIKVLGISLITNKAAGLGGNLNHQEVIEVAGQSEVKFKKLVKEIIERI; encoded by the coding sequence ATGAAAAAAATTGAAGAAATAGTAAATTATATTAACAAAGAATTTGATCAACCAATTGATATAGCAATGATTTTAGGAAGTGGTTTGGCAACTTTAACAGAAGAGTTTGAAGTAATTAAAGAAATTAGTTACATCGATATTCCTCACTTTAAAGCAAGTGAAGTTGTTGGTCATGCTTCAAAATTAGTATTTGCAAAGCATAACAATAAAAACATTTTATTTTTTAAAGGAAGATTTCATTACTATGAAGGTTATGAAATTGATGAAGTAGTTTTGCCAGTTAGAGTTGTAGCCCAATTAAAAGTTAAAAACTTAATTGTGACAAATGCTTGTGGGGGAGTTGCTGACTTTTTAAATCCAGGTGATTTAATGTTGATTAATGATCACATTGGTCTATTTTGTCCTTCACCACTAAGAGGGAAAAATTATGATAACTTTGGAACAAGATTTCCAGATATGAGTCAAGCATATGATAAAAACTTACAAACTTTAGCCTTAACTTGTGCAAAAGATTTAAGTATTGATTTAAAACAAGGAGTTTATGCATACTTTAAAGGACCAATGTATGAAACACCAGCAGAAATTAGAGCATATAAAGCTTTAGGAAGTGATGCTGTTGGAATGTCTACTGTTCCTGAAGTTATTGTGGCTCACCATGCAGGAATTAAAGTATTGGGAATTAGTTTAATTACTAATAAAGCAGCTGGACTTGGGGGAAATTTAAATCATCAAGAAGTAATTGAAGTTGCTGGACAATCTGAAGTTAAATTTAAAAAACTTGTTAAAGAAATTATTGAGAGAATTTAA